A region from the Benincasa hispida cultivar B227 chromosome 10, ASM972705v1, whole genome shotgun sequence genome encodes:
- the LOC120089322 gene encoding uncharacterized protein LOC120089322 produces MATTLPLRTPLSWFIALTFFLLCLGFLGFRSFSSFLLTSIALIMSMLYFSISKRNSLPIQKFVQQVQEEEEEEDQKKLTFFSDHLKSSSVSAPTTGDLLSESECADDNFTTTEESEVEWPYFDHRSYKPNNPDRSDDGSISDEESLIEIALPTGHYVSHKFDDVDDEDEDGMSFRYQKLSDFQKKNLVEVLAEINDINEEENLIEIDISMGSIKYSRFEIEA; encoded by the coding sequence ATGGCCACTACTCTTCCTTTGAGAACCCCATTATCCTGGTTTATTGCTCTAACTTTTTTTCTCCTCTGTTTGGGGTTTTTGGGGTTTAGATCTTTCTCATCTTTTTTACTTACTTCCATAGCTCTGATTATGTCTATGCTTTATTTCTCAATCTCCAAAAGAAATTCACTTCCTATTCAGAAATTTGTACAACAagttcaagaagaagaagaagaagaagatcagaAGAAACTGACCTTTTTTTCTGATCACTTGAAATCCTCGTCGGTGTCAGCTCCGACGACCGGAGATTTGCTGTCGGAGAGTGAATGTGCGGATGATAATTTCACGACCACCGAGGAATCTGAAGTGGAGTGGCCGTATTTTGACCACCGATCGTATAAACCGAACAACCCGGACCGGTCTGATGACGGTTCGATTTCCGACGAGGAAAGTTTGATCGAAATCGCTCTCCCGACCGGACATTACGTCAGCCATAAGTTTGATGACGTCGACGACGAGGACGAGGACGGCATGTCGTTTCGTTACCAGAAACTGTCGGATTTTCAAAAGAAGAATCTTGTGGAGGTGTTGGCTGAAATTAACGACATCAATGAGGAGGAGAATTTGATCGAGATCGACATATCGATGGGCTCCATTAAATATTCAAGGTTCGAAATTGAAgcttaa